The segment TTCCTCCACCTTGCCTTACGAAAAAATTCCCGCAAATTTAATTTGCAGTTTCAAAGTTGGCGGAACACTAGACAACCATCGTATTAAAAGGTAATTCGTCATTGGCGGTGGTTCTCCTTCGTTTATCCGACAGTTTCTTACCTATCGGCGGCACCGTAACAACAGTTGGCTGATATGGAGAATATTATTGTAGCTTATACCACTTTAAGCATAAAACTCCTGCCAAATTAACAACATATAGCAGGAGTTTCCTCATATAAAGGTAAAATTTATATTTTAGAGAAACATAATCTAAGTCTTCTTTGTTTGCATTCCATAGAGAAAGGGTCCATATTATGAAAAAACTTTTTTGTTTATTCTCCATCTTTCTACTCATCAGCCTGGTTCATCCGGCTGCCGCCGCCGATCAGCAGCAAACCATTGACGCGTCCTTCAAAGTTGCCATAAAAAAGCACTTGGACAGCTATAAACTGGACCCAAGAGCAACGGTCTACAGTGTTGGCTTTGGTGAATCGAGCTGGCGAAAAAGCCAATGCGCCGTAACCGGTAGGTATTTTTACAACATTAAGCCCACCGGCCTTGTCAACCGGCCATATACAGCCCAGCTAACCTACAGGCTGTATATGCAGGTAAGCGATATCTACTCAAGCCGCGACGCAGCGGAAATGACGAACAAATTCCCCAAGTATACCGCTCCCGATACCTATCGAATCACCTTTCAGTACCAGGACGGAAACTGGATTCCCGAAAAGTACGAAACACAATTTGAAATGCTGCCCGGTTTACCGCCCCTCTGGTTGACCTTGGAAAATACAAATTCAGACCAGTACCGGCAAGTAGCCGTTAAGCCTTAGCATTCCTGTTGCAGCCACTAGTGGTCCATAAACTTTGAAATTACATTTTCAAGGTAAACATGGGCCACTAATTTTTCTTTGCTCCGGCCTTTTGAAGAAACTTCTCGACATTAATAATATACCGCTCATGGCTTCCTTCGCCAATTTGTTCTTTATCATCAAATGCCTTGACCGCAAAGGTCAAGCGTTTTCCGTCAATGCCGGTAAGCGTTGCTTCGGCCCGAATCGTCATGCCCACAGGCGTCGCCGCCGTATGTTTTATTTTCAGGTCAATCCCTACCGTGCTCATCCCCTCCGGCAAATGTGCGTCTACGGTATTAACACAGGCTCCCTCCATCAGTCCGACCATCGCCGGGGTCGCGTAAACCGCTACGCTGCCGCTGCCATATTGGATTGCCGTGTTATGGTTTGTTACTGTCTCACTCTTTTCACCGATCATACCAACTATCAAATTTATCTCCATAGTTACCACTCCTTAGTCAATCAATCCTCTGGGTATTATTTTTTCCAAACTGTATGGCTTCGACCACTGCTGTCCGACGATAATTTTGTTCTCCGCCAGACCAGCAGTGTTCCATCAACGTTGAAAATACAATTCTTTCATACGTCCTTTCCCGCCAGGCTGGTTGACGCCGGCTTACCGTTCAATAGGCGCGCCCCCGCTGCCTGCCTTGCGAAAAAAACCCAGCAAATTTAATTTATATTTTCAAAGTTGACAGACCACTAGAATATCTCCTTTTTAGCGATTCTACAAAATTGAAAATTTATCCTTTATTTAAAGAATTAGCAATAGCCTAGTTATCTTAGCTTAAATATAGAAGCTCCAAAGTCTTGATCAGACTTTCCCGTAACAAGCGGGAATTTCATCTTTCTGCGAGCCAGCTGATCCTTTCTGTCAAAAGTATACCTGCTTTCCCCGAATCCAGAAGGTATACCAATACCCCGCCAGCCATTATTTAAGGCTATTGTCTGACTACCTATCAGTACCCGGCTATTTAAACGTGATGTGGCAATTCAAGTCCAATTATGCTCGCCCAACCATCTTGTGACTTCTGGCTGCCTAGTATCTTAACCGTTTCTCCGCATAACATTTGTCCATCTTAGGAAATGCTAAAGCTTGGAGGTGAACTTATGTGCGTAGGGTACGTAAATATCAAGACACTCTTGCCAGTGGTGCGTTTAGTGGAATAATTGCAACTGCCATCACAACCTTATTAAGTTGGCTACTTTTACAATCCGGAGTTTCTTTTACTTCCCTTTGGATTTTTGCAGGAGCACTTGTATTGAATGACTCTGCTTTACACACCCCTTGGGGAATTTCGATTGGAATGATAACCCATTTAATGTTGGGAGGAATTTTCGGAGTCATAACAGCATTTACTTTACGTCTAACAGGCAAAGACTATTATTTAATTAAGGGGCTCGGAGTCGCAACATGTTTTTTTATCGGTGCCAGAGGCATTATACAAGTATTAACGAATATAGCCCCCTGGATGCGTGATGAAATCCTATCAACCATAATAACCTTGATCAACTTGCTTTTAACCGGCATAATCAGCTCTTATCTTATCGCAAAACGCACAAAATAAAAACCCTGCCAACATCAGCCAGCAGGGTACCACCTGCATAGTTTCTTCAATATCGAACCGAGCACTACACTTACAAGGCAAGTCTTGCATATCTACCGAGTATTTCAATTTGACCACTTTAATTCTCCTAAAGTGTGGCAGTTGCAAATTTCTACATATTCAACCTTATTATAAAGACTATTCTGGTGAAACAAAAAACTCCTGCTAAATTTCGTCTTAATTTGGCAGGAGTTTCCTTGTTTAGGAGCAAAATAGTTTATATTCAAAGAAATTTCCAATGGTTAAGCAACAATTAAAGGAAATTAGGAGACAATTATGGAACAAATCAACCAAACATTTCAGCCGAACTCTAACAAACATATTCAAGAATATAAGTAAAATGAGTTTTACCTCCACTGAATAATGACAATAGGGAGTGATTCTGTGAATGAAGTATTATTCCACTTAAAAGGATCAGTTTCTTTAAAAGATGCAATTAATTTTACTTATGAGACAACAGCAAGAATGTACTTACTCGTAAGCCTTCTCATGCTAATCATTATTTCATCCGTGCTAAAGCAAGAAAGCATCTGGCTATTTTCAAGCCTTGCCATAGCCTTAGCCTGCGGCTATTATTGGGGAATGAAGCACATTGCTAAAAAGAATTATCTATCAAATCAATTAATGCAACAAGAAACGACTTATGAGTTTTTAAAATCAGGTATCCAAGTTAGCTTTGAGAGCGGCTCCAGTATGATCCCCTGGGATAAAGTGTATAAAATAACGATTTCAAGAAACTGCTTTGCTATTTTCTTAAGCCGAAAACAAGCGCTTCTTTTACCTAAGTATTGGTTCACTTCGAAAAGCAGCAAAGATTTCGAAGATCTTTTATATTCTCTAATCCCTAAAAATAAAATTAAAAGAAGTATATTGTTTTAGTATTTCTATTGGACCTTTCTTCTCTAAACTCCGATATCGTTTCACAATAACATCACAATGTATAACAATACCCAAATCGTCTGCTCCTCACTATCAATCACCTTCTTTGATTCGGCACATCTTACTTCTACCGATCTACTATACAGACTGAAAGGAGATATTTTGTGAAAAATCCTATTGTCCTCATATTTGCCGGTATCTTGGGAGCCATTGTAGTCTTCACAGGAGTGTTTGTAATGGTATTGTCAGGTGATCCATCTAAAACTAATGTGAATTTTATCCAAAGTACAGCCGGCGATTTACTTTTCTGGAAATATTAAAATAAGCTCGGTAGCCGAAACAATCGGAACAAACAAAAAATCCCTCCACCCTGGCGTCAAACCAGAATGGAGGGATTTAGCTTGGTAAATAATTTAAGTCATCGCCGGATTTCAACTCCATGTTATCACCAACCTCCCGTTTTTCTTCTTTTACTTATTGAGGCTTATCTAGGAATAACTAATTCAAAACCACCTGTAAAATATCATTTAAATCCAATAAGTTTTGGCCACAAGATTAATCCTAAACAAAAACCTAAGAAGAAAGTAAATACAGGTACATATTCCGTCATATTACTCACTCCCTCAACGTTATCTTCACTTTGATAATACCATGGCTTTACATCAAAAAGGCGTCAAAAAACACATTATATATGTCAATAAAAAATAAAAAGCCCTGCCGGAGCAGGTGGCAAGGCTAGATTTATGAACTTCCATCGTGCGGAGTCATCTATTCTTTATTACTCTGCCGGCAGCAGAATCACTTTAAAGCTGACGCTCTTATCAAAAGCCAGATATTCATTAACTTTGTTATAAATGACACGCTCCTTTAATATTTAATGTTGCCGTCAAACAAATTTCCGTTGATATCCAGACTGTCGGTATATTGCCACATGAACCCTTGTAAATCATCAGCACTTCCCCACTGAGCATTCCATACGGCACATCCTAAGCCTCGCCAATCGACGTAATTGCATAACCAGAAGTAGGATGCATATACACCACAATCCAGGCCGATATTTTCCAGGAATGCCTTGCATATTGCTGTGATCTCAGTTGGGTCAAAGGCGAATCCATTTCGCTGTTTATAGCCGTCCGCATCCTCCATATCAAAAAACACTGGAAGTTCCAGCAATTGCCCCGTGCTGTCGATCACGCTCCGGCAGTTAGTCGCCTCCTGGATGGCATCATCTTCGTTCAGCGCATAGGAGTAGTGGTAGGCACCAACCTGTAAACCGGCTGCTTTCGCTCCCGCTACATTCTGTGCAAACATACTGTCCTCAGAGTTCTTACCATAAGAGCTGCGTAGCATAGCAAACTCAATGCCGGCATCTTTCACTGCTTGCCAATCTACCATTCCATTGTGCACGCTTACATCAATACCTCGAATCATTTTTCCCACCTCTCTTTTTATTATATTAATTTGTTTTTTCCCAAAAGGTGAATTAAATTGACTGCCCAGACTGCTTTAACCAGGAGCTACGGCACCAGCCAGCACATAACTACAGTTATACCCGACCAGCAAAAGTCAAAGTCAAATATTTCGTACCATAGAGAACATTCGGCCAATAGTTCACAGTATTCTGACTTGCTGATGGTCTTTAATATCCATCTAGTGCGAAAGGGATAGCAGTTGCTATCCCTTTTGTTTATCAGTCAAACTTCTGATCCCCCTTTATCATGGCATGACCGTTGAAAAATTCGCTACAATAAGCGGCTTCAATAGCAGAATCATTCGTAAATGTGAAAGTAGCAGAATCCATTCCAGTAAGAATTCCATATCTAAAATAGATCCCTTTTTAGCGATTCTACAGCAGTAATATTAATCCTCTGCTAACGGAGAAAGTAGATATTTTATTTAACTTAGGTATTATCTTTCCTCATACAGGTTATTAACCTTATAAGAGTAAAAAATAAGCCTCACAACGTTGGAAGATTTTGGAATCAAAAAGTATAATTTGTGGCAAATATGACAATTATCGGGAGGCCACAGATGAATCTATCAAAACGTATTCTATATTTTTGCAACACTTTCAGAATTACCGTGAACAATCTTGCGGATCGTTCCGGCCTAACTCAGTCTACCCTTCAAAACATCATTTCAGGAAATAGTTCAACAGCCCAGGTTAATACTATCGAAAAAATATGCGAGGGTCTTGGAATTACTCTTGAGGACTTCTTTAGAGAAAATAACGATCTCCCTGCGCCGGCGCTTCAAGAGCTTACTCTATTTAAAAAATATCTTGAATGGAAATATAGCAGCAAAAGCTCTTTGGCGTCTGATACTTTTAAAAAAAGCATGTTGAGCTTATATGAACTTAAAGAAATGATTGAAGAACTACGTAAGAAATTAAATGACCTAGCTAACAGTAAACAGCTTAATGATTCAGAAGTTATAAAAGTCAGCCAGGAACTTGATGCTCTATTGGTAGAGTATTATAAACTGATTCGTAAAAATCAAAATTAACAATCCCCGCCGATTCCAACCAAAAGCGGGAATTTATTCGCTTAAGATATTTCTTGTATACCAGGTGACTATTAGGAAAAGAAAAAGCCCTGGATCCACGTCCAAGGCAAGAAAAAGGGAATGGCTTGTAGGGTTCCGGAAGCTCACGATTTGCTAATTTATACCGTTATCACCGACAGTCCAGAAAAGCAAAATAATGATAATAATGATAATGATCCAACTTCCATTGCCCCAACCTCCGTTGCCGCAAAAACGCATAACGCACCTCCTATGATTACTCAAATAACATTATCCTTTATATCTTATGTCGCCTAACTCGAATTAGTTAAAGAGTCTTTAAATATTTTGCGATAAGTTAACTTATAATGCTATATGACCGTGAGGTGATAACATTCTCAAAAAAGAGCCCGTCTCAATAGAAGAGATAATTTTCACTCGAGAACAGTATTAAGAAAAATATTGCAGGCGCAGACTTAAATATTGCAGATACTGCTAAAAGGCTAACGGAAACCGATAAGCACCCTGTTGACATCCCTTCGTTTCACGGCAGCTTCGACAAGGCACTATTCCCTTGGGGGAGGGTTCTGCGAATTGCCAATGTTTTAGACTATGAGATTATATGGCAAAAGAAATAAGCCGAAGTCCCCAGGCAAAAAACAAAAACTCCCTCCACCTTAGTAATCAACCAAAATGGAGGAAGTTAACGTTACTCTGCCGGCAGCGGAATCACTCTAGCCTAGTATTTTTAAACTACTGAACTTACCTCTTTCATTTTTTATCCGTATACATAAACGTAGTTTTATATAGGTACAAAGAAAAAAGCCCCTACCTTTCAGTAGGGGCACCTAGACGCTTTCATGGAGACGGAGTTATAGATACCAATTTCGTGTCCTTATTGATTCTGGTAATTTACTGCCAGTTGAAAATGATGTTCCTAACTTTGAATTCTTAATGCAAACTATTCTAATATACAGTACTTTTATCTACATGATATAAATATAGAAAAGGTGGCACACAACTTGTTTGCTAGAGAAATTCTTCTTTTACCAAGTATTGTTTTTCTTTAACTCGTTCTAGCTGCAACATATCCGATTACGGCCCAATGCCTTCGCTTTATACAAAGCATTATCGGCTCTAGCCAGACTCTCCTCAAATGTCCTATCGTTGTCGAGGACCTCGCTGATACCAAAGCTGGCGGTAACCGTTAGTGTACTTACATTCTCCAATAAATACTGGTATGTTTCTATGGCCTGCCGCAACCTTTCAGCAATTTCAGCTGCTTCTCTTAGCGATATTTCCGGAAATACGATAGCAAATTCTTCTCCTCCGTATCGCCCAAAGATTTCTCTCCCCCTTAACTCATTGGTTACTACTTTGGCAGTCCCTTGTAAAACCCGATCACCAATATTGTGCCCATACTTGTCATTCACTTGTTTAAAATGGTCAAGATCAAAAATTATGACACTCATATGAGTTTTATAAAGCAAACAATGTTCAAATTCCTTATTACCCAGATCCATAATATAGCGACGATTCCAAATTCCTGTTAAATAATCTACCGTTGCTAACTGTCTCAGTGTTTCTTCCATATTTTTGCGGTCAGTAACATCATTAATCGTGATCATCAGGGCTTCACTACCAAACCAAATAACCTTTACGACAAAAAGCAGTATCCAACATACCTTGCCGTTAACATCGTAAAATTGCATTTCTTTATCCATCGCACATCCGTTTTTCTCTATTTCGTCCAAGGTTGCCATCCACTCATCCCGATTTTGGTGATAATCGGCAAAAGTACTTCCGATCAATTCCTCCTGTGACACCTTAAAAAGTGCTGCTGCTCTTAGATTTCCATACAAAATAGTCCCATTCATCTCTCTTCTAGTAACAAGCATTGGAAAAGGTGCGATCTCTACCATTGAACGAAACTGCTCCTCGCTTCGCTGCAAATCGCTTTCTTGCCGTCGATTGTGCAACACGATTGCGTATACTTCCCCCAAACGGGTTATTTCCTTAAGATCATCTACCGTATAATCACGTACTGAATTGGCAAGTGCAATCTGTCCTAAGATTTCATCTCCAAACATTATAGGTACCGACAGGAAATTTTTCAGCGGTACATGACCGGATGGCAAACCTACTGATGCCGCATGAGATGAAGGATTGTTAGTAAAAAAACTCTCCCGGACGTTAAGAGAATATCCCCATAGGCTGCTATAAAGTTTATGGGGCCCTTCAGGCAAAGAATATAAGGCAGCATTAATGGTACAGCCTTCATCCCGCATCTTAGTCAGTGTATTACTGATATGGGCACCGGTCTTTTCATCAATCGAAGAAACAAAACCATGCTGACTTTCCGTCAGCCACCGTGCTTTATCTAAAACACTCTGATACATCTCGTCAAAAGAAACCGTTGAAGCAATGATAGCTGACAACAGCTCAGCAATGACGACATGCAGCCTACTCGCCCGCTCCGATCTATCATCTGGCCTGGTTGTGACCTTCATTCTAAATCCTCCTCCGTCGGTGGATACACAAATACTAGCGTAATTTTATTGGTCCAAATAATGTGTATTAATCCATAATATTTAACAAAAACGTTATTCAACAGTCACTCATAAAACCCTTTCATAAACAAACGAAAATAACCTTTTATACCGTTACCTAATAATACGACTAGTACTGAATTCGAACAAAGAAGTTCCTGCTAAATTATGTAAAAATTTAGCAGGAACTTCTTTGTTCAGAGGAAGAAAGTATAAGGCTTAATCATTTTCCTACAATCATTGAACCATACGCGATCTCCTGTATTAGGAGCTTTATTTAGTCTAATACATCAATATAAACGAAATTTGTATTTCCCATTAAATCTTTTCTCATTGCCAAAACGATATTTCCAATAGCTTGTTTGCCCGTATCTCTATCTGGATAATTCCCTCTGGAATTTATAATCAATTCCACCATTTTGATTTATCGCAATAACAACTTCATCTGAACAGTCCAACCATATATTGCTCTTCAATTAACTTGTTCTTCTTTCATAGTTTACAAGTATACCTCTAATGATTAGGATTAATCGTTTTTCTTTTGAGCTGCAGGCGACAAAGGATGAAATAGGCGTATAATCCATAGAAATATAATAGCTCCTATAGTACTTGCTATAATTGCACCGGTCATACTATTGGGATAAAATCCCATAAGGCGAAATAAAAATCCGCCAATATATGCGCCTATAATACCTGTTACGAGATCACCCCATAGTCCAAATCCACCGCCACGTGAAATTTTTCCAGCTAACCATCCAGATATTATACCAACAACTAAAAGCCAAATCATTATCCTCACCTCCTGTTGTTAGTATTCTCAAAAAAATATATACTAAACAAGAAGATGTAAAC is part of the Propionispora vibrioides genome and harbors:
- a CDS encoding thioesterase family protein; this encodes MEINLIVGMIGEKSETVTNHNTAIQYGSGSVAVYATPAMVGLMEGACVNTVDAHLPEGMSTVGIDLKIKHTAATPVGMTIRAEATLTGIDGKRLTFAVKAFDDKEQIGEGSHERYIINVEKFLQKAGAKKN
- a CDS encoding YcxB family protein; this translates as MNEVLFHLKGSVSLKDAINFTYETTARMYLLVSLLMLIIISSVLKQESIWLFSSLAIALACGYYWGMKHIAKKNYLSNQLMQQETTYEFLKSGIQVSFESGSSMIPWDKVYKITISRNCFAIFLSRKQALLLPKYWFTSKSSKDFEDLLYSLIPKNKIKRSILF
- a CDS encoding GH25 family lysozyme; this translates as MIRGIDVSVHNGMVDWQAVKDAGIEFAMLRSSYGKNSEDSMFAQNVAGAKAAGLQVGAYHYSYALNEDDAIQEATNCRSVIDSTGQLLELPVFFDMEDADGYKQRNGFAFDPTEITAICKAFLENIGLDCGVYASYFWLCNYVDWRGLGCAVWNAQWGSADDLQGFMWQYTDSLDINGNLFDGNIKY
- a CDS encoding XRE family transcriptional regulator — translated: MNLSKRILYFCNTFRITVNNLADRSGLTQSTLQNIISGNSSTAQVNTIEKICEGLGITLEDFFRENNDLPAPALQELTLFKKYLEWKYSSKSSLASDTFKKSMLSLYELKEMIEELRKKLNDLANSKQLNDSEVIKVSQELDALLVEYYKLIRKNQN
- a CDS encoding diguanylate cyclase, with the protein product MKVTTRPDDRSERASRLHVVIAELLSAIIASTVSFDEMYQSVLDKARWLTESQHGFVSSIDEKTGAHISNTLTKMRDEGCTINAALYSLPEGPHKLYSSLWGYSLNVRESFFTNNPSSHAASVGLPSGHVPLKNFLSVPIMFGDEILGQIALANSVRDYTVDDLKEITRLGEVYAIVLHNRRQESDLQRSEEQFRSMVEIAPFPMLVTRREMNGTILYGNLRAAALFKVSQEELIGSTFADYHQNRDEWMATLDEIEKNGCAMDKEMQFYDVNGKVCWILLFVVKVIWFGSEALMITINDVTDRKNMEETLRQLATVDYLTGIWNRRYIMDLGNKEFEHCLLYKTHMSVIIFDLDHFKQVNDKYGHNIGDRVLQGTAKVVTNELRGREIFGRYGGEEFAIVFPEISLREAAEIAERLRQAIETYQYLLENVSTLTVTASFGISEVLDNDRTFEESLARADNALYKAKALGRNRICCS
- a CDS encoding GlsB/YeaQ/YmgE family stress response membrane protein, with the translated sequence MIWLLVVGIISGWLAGKISRGGGFGLWGDLVTGIIGAYIGGFLFRLMGFYPNSMTGAIIASTIGAIIFLWIIRLFHPLSPAAQKKND